Part of the Caulifigura coniformis genome, GATGTAATTCGACGCCCCGGGACGAAACGGTGACAGACCGGCCGCCTGAACTCCGCGACCGCTGGTCCAGATCCAGCTCTGGTGAGCCCGCGTCGCTCCCATGTTGCCTCCCGGATCCGACGGACAGAGAAAGAACGAGGGGGCGGATTCGACCGGGTTGACCGTCGGGCGTCCTGCACCGATCACCGAATACAGCGCCCGACGCCCGATATCGAGCTGGTTGTAGAGCGGGGATTGTTCCAACTGGGGCAGGATCATCGCCCCCCAGCCCCAACCTTCCGGTGCATTCGTATCCGCGGAGTTGTTGCTGCCGGGGGGATAGTCGCGAATGAACCCGGGGGGAAATGTCAGGAAGACGTCGTGATAGTTGTGAAGAGCCAGCCCGATCTGCTTGAGGTTGTTTTTGCACTGAGTTCGTCGTGCCGCCTCCCGCGCCTGCTGCACGGCCGGCAGCAACAGCGCAATGAGAATGGCGATGATCGCAATCACCACCAGCAGTTCGATCAACGTGAATCCTCGAAGCTGCAGGTCCGAGCGAGGCGATGTGGACCGCATGATGTCCTCCGACAAAAGAATGGGACAGGCACGTTCGAAGCGTTGACCAATTGTTAACAACTGGACGCTTAGTCATAAATTAAAGAAGTGCGAACTGACTTTCGAAATCTGTGAAAGTCGAATCCGGTCGCTACGGGTCCGATGAAGTTCGCATTCAAAGATGTCTGCTGACTCGCGACCCACCGCGCGAATCGAACGGACCGCTCGTCGAGTTGTTCACTCTGGGACTAACGGTCTTTTGAGAATGGCGAAGACGACGACTGCTGCCCGAAACGTCGTCGAAGTTCGTCGCAGGCTTGCAGCGACAGGGGACTGAAATCGCGATCGCGGAGCGTGAGATAGATCCGAGCGGTCTCTTCGAGTTCCTCCGCCGCGTACACGGCGTCATCGAGGTCGACGCCGCTCACGACCGGGCCATGATTCGACAGCAGTATCGCCCGATGTTGCCTGGCGGCCTCGCCGACCGACTCGGCCAGCAGCGCGTCGCCAGGGGGATGAAATGCAGTGAGCGGCAGCCGGCCGATTCGCATCACGAAATAGGCCGTCAGCGGCGGCAGCGCATCGTCCAGGTTGAGGCCGGCCAGGCACGAGACTGCGACGGCCGCCGAAGAATGCAGATGCACGACCGCCCGGTCGCCGGGGCGCGAACGATAGACCGCCAGGTGCATCGGCAGCTCCTTCGACGGACGGTCACCGTCGAGATGATTCCCGTCTCGATCGACGAGCGAAAGTCGCTCCGGGTCAAGTCGCCCGAAGCACGAATTGGTGGGAGTCACCAGTACGCCCCGGTCGACGAGCACGCTGATGTTGCCGGAACTGCCACAGGTATAGCCTCGATCGTGCAGCGACTTGGCATGCAGACAGATCCTCTCCCGTGTCTCGACCTCGTTCACGGCAGCATCTCCAGGGCTTTGCGGAAAAAGTCATCCGATCCAAAATTGCCGGACTTCAGCGCCAGGGCCAGCGTGGGCTGGCACGTCGTTTCCGTCCAGGGGATACCGGGATCGATCTGGGGACCGACTCGCAGCATCTTCGGACCCAGTGCCTGCACGACCGAACCGGATGTCTCGCCGCCGGCCACGATCAGTCGCCGCACGCCCGCGTCGATGAGTCCGACCGCAATCAATCCCATCGTCTTCTCAATCATTCCGGAACGACTCTGATCGACGCCGCTGCCGTCGGCGCCGGAATGAATCAGGATCGGCCCGTTCGCCAGGCGAGGCCTGGCCCATTCAAGCGCCAATACGCTCGCGAGTTCGGGGGTCGCTGCACTCAGGTTCAGGGCATGGCTCGGAGAGGTGCGATTCCAGTCCGAAATCTGTCGGGCGGTCGCGTTTGAACAACTGCCGGCGAGGATCGCGGCGTGCCCTTTGGCCTTTGGAAGGTCCGGCACGGCGACTTGGGTCTCCAGAAGACCCAGATCGCGGTAGGCCCGGGGGAGCGCGTTCAC contains:
- the otnC gene encoding 3-oxo-tetronate 4-phosphate decarboxylase is translated as MNEVETRERICLHAKSLHDRGYTCGSSGNISVLVDRGVLVTPTNSCFGRLDPERLSLVDRDGNHLDGDRPSKELPMHLAVYRSRPGDRAVVHLHSSAAVAVSCLAGLNLDDALPPLTAYFVMRIGRLPLTAFHPPGDALLAESVGEAARQHRAILLSNHGPVVSGVDLDDAVYAAEELEETARIYLTLRDRDFSPLSLQACDELRRRFGQQSSSSPFSKDR
- a CDS encoding DUF1559 domain-containing protein encodes the protein MRSTSPRSDLQLRGFTLIELLVVIAIIAILIALLLPAVQQAREAARRTQCKNNLKQIGLALHNYHDVFLTFPPGFIRDYPPGSNNSADTNAPEGWGWGAMILPQLEQSPLYNQLDIGRRALYSVIGAGRPTVNPVESAPSFFLCPSDPGGNMGATRAHQSWIWTSGRGVQAAGLSPFRPGASNYIASRGANDLDRDRFERPGRGTAGMFYGNSSVRISHVTDGTSNTVAVGERDGQSCFGGIWAGVCHPDRSTPADGGIFSALGAGDKNCKLNSAAAVGGQHGCSRGFASLHTGGAHFAMADGAVRFISDTIQFVNPETVFPNTPESGVYQRLLAMGDGQPVGEF